A single genomic interval of Oryzias latipes chromosome 3, ASM223467v1 harbors:
- the LOC101170575 gene encoding EGF-like repeat and discoidin I-like domain-containing protein 3 isoform X2 gives MKHVVDVTAASLGAILLLLCISSIRGDFCEVNHCYNGATCVTGVGEEPFICICADGFAGDTCNLTETGPCSPNPCKNDGTCEVIASSRRGDVFSEYICKCPSGFEGVHCQTNVNDCAMEPCKNGGTCRDLDGDYTCNCPSPYVGKQCQLRCISLLGMEGGAISESQIYSSSVHYGVLGLQRWGPELARLNNQGIVNAWTSAAHDRNPWIEINMQKKMRLTGIITQGASRMGAAEYIKNFKVASSLDGISYITYKAEGQRRDKVFVGNSDNDSTKTNLFDPPIVAQYIRIVPVVCRRACTLRMELVGCEIHASSNTAGCTEALGMKSRLISDEQLSASSSFRTWAIDAFTWHPQFARLDKMGKTNAWSPAHNNRSEWIQVDLERTKRITGIITQGAKDFGVVQFVSEFKVAYSDDGKSWTVVKEENTDNEKIFQGNIDNNTHKKNIFEPPFYARYVKIIPWEWHERITLRLELLGCDD, from the exons ATGAAACACGTCGTTGATGTCACTGCAGCGTCTTTGGGAGCGATCCTACTTCTGCTTTGCATCTCTTCCATCAGAG GTGACTTCTGTGAGGTGAATCACTGCTACAATGGAGCAACATGTGTGACCGGTGTGGGGGAGGAGCCTTTCATCTGTATCTGCGCGGATGGCTTTGCAGGAGACACCTGTAACCTGACAGAGACAG GTCCTTGCAGTCCTAACCCCTGCAAGAACGATGGGACGTGTGAGGTCATTGCTTCGTCGAGAAGAGGAGATGTTTTCAGTGAATATATCTGCAAGTGCCCGTCTGGCTTTGAGGGGGTGCACTGCCAGACGA ATGTAAATGACTGTGCAATGGAGCCTTGTAAAAATGGAGGGACATGTCGGGATCTTGATGGCGACTACACCTGCAACTGCCCGTCTCCATACGTTGGAAAGCAGTGCCAGCTGC GTTGCATTTCTCTTCTTGGAATGGAAGGAGGAGCGATTTCCGAGTCCCAGATTTATTCTTCCTCTGTGCACTATGGTGTCCTGGGTCTGCAGCGCTGGGGCCCAGAGTTGGCTCGACTCAACAACCAAGGCATCGTCAACGCCTGGACGTCAGCTGCGCATGACAGGAACCCATGGATTGAG attAACATGCAGAAGAAGATGCGTCTGACGGGCATCATTACTCAGGGAGCCAGTCGCATGGGTGCAGCTGAGTACATCAAGAACTTCAAGGTGGCGAGCAGTCTGGATGGAATCAGCTACATCACTTACAAAGCGGAAGGTCAACGGCGGGATAAG GTTTTTGTTGGAAACTCTGACAACGACAGCACAAAGACCAACCTTTTTGATCCGCCTATCGTGGCCCAGTACATACGCATCGTCCCTGTGGTGTGCCGCAGGGCCTGCACGCTGCGCATGGAGCTGGTGGGTTGCGAGATCCACG CTTCTTCAAACACGGCAGGTTGCACAGAAGCTCTGGGAATGAAATCCCGTCTCATCTCAGATGAGCAGCTCTCAGCCTCCAGCTCTTTCCGGACGTGGGCCATCGACGCCTTCACCTGGCACCCTCAGTTTGCCAGACTGgataaaatgggaaaaacaaaTGCTTGGTCTCCAGCACACAACAACCGCTCAGAGTGGATCCAGGTG GATCTGGAGAGGACAAAACGCATCACAGGCATTATCACTCAGGGTGCGAAGGATTTTGGGGTGGTGCAGTTCGTCTCGGAGTTTAAAGTTGCATATAGCGACGACGGAAAGTCGTGGACTGTGGTGAAGGAGGAGAACACTGACAATGAAAAG ATTTTTCAAGGGAACATCGACAACAACACCCATAAGAAGAATATTTTTGAGCCCCCATTTTATGCACGCTATGTGAAAATTATTCCTTGGGAATGGCACGAACGCATCACTCTTCGCCTGGAGCTGCTGGGGTGTGATGACTAG
- the LOC101170575 gene encoding EGF-like repeat and discoidin I-like domain-containing protein 3 isoform X3: protein MKHVVDVTAASLGAILLLLCISSIRGDFCEVNHCYNGATCVTGVGEEPFICICADGFAGDTCNLTETGPCSPNPCKNDGTCEVIASSRRGDVFSEYICKCPSGFEGVHCQTNVNDCAMEPCKNGGTCRDLDGDYTCNCPSPYVGKQCQLRCISLLGMEGGAISESQIYSSSVHYGVLGLQRWGPELARLNNQGIVNAWTSAAHDRNPWIEINMQKKMRLTGIITQGASRMGAAEYIKNFKVASSLDGISYITYKAEGQRRDKVFVGNSDNDSTKTNLFDPPIVAQYIRIVPVVCRRACTLRMELVGCEIHGCTEALGMKSRLISDEQLSASSSFRTWAIDAFTWHPQFARLDKMGKTNAWSPAHNNRSEWIQADLERTKRITGIITQGAKDFGVVQFVSEFKVAYSDDGKSWTVVKEENTDNEKIFQGNIDNNTHKKNIFEPPFYARYVKIIPWEWHERITLRLELLGCDD from the exons ATGAAACACGTCGTTGATGTCACTGCAGCGTCTTTGGGAGCGATCCTACTTCTGCTTTGCATCTCTTCCATCAGAG GTGACTTCTGTGAGGTGAATCACTGCTACAATGGAGCAACATGTGTGACCGGTGTGGGGGAGGAGCCTTTCATCTGTATCTGCGCGGATGGCTTTGCAGGAGACACCTGTAACCTGACAGAGACAG GTCCTTGCAGTCCTAACCCCTGCAAGAACGATGGGACGTGTGAGGTCATTGCTTCGTCGAGAAGAGGAGATGTTTTCAGTGAATATATCTGCAAGTGCCCGTCTGGCTTTGAGGGGGTGCACTGCCAGACGA ATGTAAATGACTGTGCAATGGAGCCTTGTAAAAATGGAGGGACATGTCGGGATCTTGATGGCGACTACACCTGCAACTGCCCGTCTCCATACGTTGGAAAGCAGTGCCAGCTGC GTTGCATTTCTCTTCTTGGAATGGAAGGAGGAGCGATTTCCGAGTCCCAGATTTATTCTTCCTCTGTGCACTATGGTGTCCTGGGTCTGCAGCGCTGGGGCCCAGAGTTGGCTCGACTCAACAACCAAGGCATCGTCAACGCCTGGACGTCAGCTGCGCATGACAGGAACCCATGGATTGAG attAACATGCAGAAGAAGATGCGTCTGACGGGCATCATTACTCAGGGAGCCAGTCGCATGGGTGCAGCTGAGTACATCAAGAACTTCAAGGTGGCGAGCAGTCTGGATGGAATCAGCTACATCACTTACAAAGCGGAAGGTCAACGGCGGGATAAG GTTTTTGTTGGAAACTCTGACAACGACAGCACAAAGACCAACCTTTTTGATCCGCCTATCGTGGCCCAGTACATACGCATCGTCCCTGTGGTGTGCCGCAGGGCCTGCACGCTGCGCATGGAGCTGGTGGGTTGCGAGATCCACG GTTGCACAGAAGCTCTGGGAATGAAATCCCGTCTCATCTCAGATGAGCAGCTCTCAGCCTCCAGCTCTTTCCGGACGTGGGCCATCGACGCCTTCACCTGGCACCCTCAGTTTGCCAGACTGgataaaatgggaaaaacaaaTGCTTGGTCTCCAGCACACAACAACCGCTCAGAGTGGATCCAG GCTGATCTGGAGAGGACAAAACGCATCACAGGCATTATCACTCAGGGTGCGAAGGATTTTGGGGTGGTGCAGTTCGTCTCGGAGTTTAAAGTTGCATATAGCGACGACGGAAAGTCGTGGACTGTGGTGAAGGAGGAGAACACTGACAATGAAAAG ATTTTTCAAGGGAACATCGACAACAACACCCATAAGAAGAATATTTTTGAGCCCCCATTTTATGCACGCTATGTGAAAATTATTCCTTGGGAATGGCACGAACGCATCACTCTTCGCCTGGAGCTGCTGGGGTGTGATGACTAG
- the LOC101170575 gene encoding EGF-like repeat and discoidin I-like domain-containing protein 3 isoform X1, which translates to MKHVVDVTAASLGAILLLLCISSIRGDFCEVNHCYNGATCVTGVGEEPFICICADGFAGDTCNLTETGPCSPNPCKNDGTCEVIASSRRGDVFSEYICKCPSGFEGVHCQTNVNDCAMEPCKNGGTCRDLDGDYTCNCPSPYVGKQCQLRCISLLGMEGGAISESQIYSSSVHYGVLGLQRWGPELARLNNQGIVNAWTSAAHDRNPWIEINMQKKMRLTGIITQGASRMGAAEYIKNFKVASSLDGISYITYKAEGQRRDKVFVGNSDNDSTKTNLFDPPIVAQYIRIVPVVCRRACTLRMELVGCEIHASSNTAGCTEALGMKSRLISDEQLSASSSFRTWAIDAFTWHPQFARLDKMGKTNAWSPAHNNRSEWIQADLERTKRITGIITQGAKDFGVVQFVSEFKVAYSDDGKSWTVVKEENTDNEKIFQGNIDNNTHKKNIFEPPFYARYVKIIPWEWHERITLRLELLGCDD; encoded by the exons ATGAAACACGTCGTTGATGTCACTGCAGCGTCTTTGGGAGCGATCCTACTTCTGCTTTGCATCTCTTCCATCAGAG GTGACTTCTGTGAGGTGAATCACTGCTACAATGGAGCAACATGTGTGACCGGTGTGGGGGAGGAGCCTTTCATCTGTATCTGCGCGGATGGCTTTGCAGGAGACACCTGTAACCTGACAGAGACAG GTCCTTGCAGTCCTAACCCCTGCAAGAACGATGGGACGTGTGAGGTCATTGCTTCGTCGAGAAGAGGAGATGTTTTCAGTGAATATATCTGCAAGTGCCCGTCTGGCTTTGAGGGGGTGCACTGCCAGACGA ATGTAAATGACTGTGCAATGGAGCCTTGTAAAAATGGAGGGACATGTCGGGATCTTGATGGCGACTACACCTGCAACTGCCCGTCTCCATACGTTGGAAAGCAGTGCCAGCTGC GTTGCATTTCTCTTCTTGGAATGGAAGGAGGAGCGATTTCCGAGTCCCAGATTTATTCTTCCTCTGTGCACTATGGTGTCCTGGGTCTGCAGCGCTGGGGCCCAGAGTTGGCTCGACTCAACAACCAAGGCATCGTCAACGCCTGGACGTCAGCTGCGCATGACAGGAACCCATGGATTGAG attAACATGCAGAAGAAGATGCGTCTGACGGGCATCATTACTCAGGGAGCCAGTCGCATGGGTGCAGCTGAGTACATCAAGAACTTCAAGGTGGCGAGCAGTCTGGATGGAATCAGCTACATCACTTACAAAGCGGAAGGTCAACGGCGGGATAAG GTTTTTGTTGGAAACTCTGACAACGACAGCACAAAGACCAACCTTTTTGATCCGCCTATCGTGGCCCAGTACATACGCATCGTCCCTGTGGTGTGCCGCAGGGCCTGCACGCTGCGCATGGAGCTGGTGGGTTGCGAGATCCACG CTTCTTCAAACACGGCAGGTTGCACAGAAGCTCTGGGAATGAAATCCCGTCTCATCTCAGATGAGCAGCTCTCAGCCTCCAGCTCTTTCCGGACGTGGGCCATCGACGCCTTCACCTGGCACCCTCAGTTTGCCAGACTGgataaaatgggaaaaacaaaTGCTTGGTCTCCAGCACACAACAACCGCTCAGAGTGGATCCAG GCTGATCTGGAGAGGACAAAACGCATCACAGGCATTATCACTCAGGGTGCGAAGGATTTTGGGGTGGTGCAGTTCGTCTCGGAGTTTAAAGTTGCATATAGCGACGACGGAAAGTCGTGGACTGTGGTGAAGGAGGAGAACACTGACAATGAAAAG ATTTTTCAAGGGAACATCGACAACAACACCCATAAGAAGAATATTTTTGAGCCCCCATTTTATGCACGCTATGTGAAAATTATTCCTTGGGAATGGCACGAACGCATCACTCTTCGCCTGGAGCTGCTGGGGTGTGATGACTAG
- the LOC101170825 gene encoding uncharacterized protein LOC101170825 encodes MDTEEHKLIEHPTICRGSSFPPLEKCTNCCSPALYHCPFCPPECFEPTRRRKLLLHLESHRKFACSIGGYTVHKCSFGCRRKPHYHCLHCEATLIRRRDFVNHVPLCLEALKTKHQNQSKLQRFMVTDDTNGDDICDSEDSHEESSSHFLNPAASGMSTRGSPNSSKGSQRVQTHMEKPQDCDEFYFMNLVKIFKRLTPQKKTDVRLRIERILFEAEFQ; translated from the exons ATGGACACCGAAGAGCATAAA CTCATCGAGCATCCTACAATCTGCAGAGGATCGTCCTTCCCCCCTCTGGAGAAATGCACCAATTGTTGCTCACCAGCACTCTATCACTGCCCCTTTTGCCCTCCGGAGTGTTTCGAACCTACAAGGCGAAGAAAActtctgctgcatttggaatCTCATAGAAAGTTCGCCTGTTCCATTGGAG GTTACACCGTTCACAAATGTTCATTTGGGTGCAGGAGAAAGCCTCATTACCACTGTTTGCACTGCGAGGCCACATTAATAAGGAGACGAGATTTTGTAAATCATGTTCCTCTATGTTTGGAGGCACTGAAGACTAAACATCAGAACCAGTCCAAGCTACAGCGTTTCATG GTCACTGATGATACCAACGGCGACGACATCTGTGATTCGGAGGACAGCCATGAAGAAAGCAGCAGCCATTTCCTGAATCCTGCTGCTTCAGGGATGAGCACACGTGGATCACCAAACTCCTCCAAAGGCAGTCAGAGGGTTCAGACCCACATGGAAAAACCTCAAGACTGTGATGAATTTTACTTCATGAACCTTGTCAAAATCTTTAAAAGGTTGACCCCTCAGAAAAAGACAGATGTCAGGTTAAGAATTGAAAGAATCCTCTTTGAAGCCGAGTTTCAGTAG